The proteins below come from a single Mugil cephalus isolate CIBA_MC_2020 chromosome 7, CIBA_Mcephalus_1.1, whole genome shotgun sequence genomic window:
- the LOC125011295 gene encoding G-protein coupled receptor 55, protein MAGTSANMTNCSFDMVDKTMRYMELIIYVPIFSAGLFLNGTALLVFCFFLRKWTESTIYMTSLALMDMILLLPLPFKMHATNHKWSANKQQLCSVLEGLYFVAIYGSIYTIMCIAGDRWVAICHPFRAKQIRSVKAALGTCIVVWVLMITVVFFIMNRVGRDTQQDFHCFHEFSKDGWRPGVIIPLQVFGFLVPALMVIFFSVHTIYALQKSGRHSPQSMACTKIIYSSLSAFLVPFTPSHFAIFLQFLVHQGVIENCSALTSISLFLQVTMCLSNITCCLDALCYYFIAKEVRNTRNNIRMSLTRRPTFSTSEV, encoded by the exons ATGGCTGGCACAAG TGCCAACATGACAAACTGTTCGTTTGACATGGTGGACAAAACCATGAGATACATGGAGCTGATCATCTACGTTCCTATCTTCAGCGCTGGACTGTTTCTCAATGGCACGGCGCTGTTGGTGTTCTGCTTCTTTCTGCGAAAGTGGACTGAGTCGACCATCTACATGACCAGCTTAGCTCTTATGGATAtgattctcctcctccctctccccttcaAAATGCACGCCACGAATCACAAGTGGTCGGCCAACAAGCAGCAGCTGTGCTCGGTCTTGGAAGGCCTGTATTTTGTGGCTATCTATGGCAGCATCTACACCATCATGTGCATAGCTGGGGATAGGTGGGTGGCTATATGTCACCCGTTCAGAGCCAAGCAGATACGTTCGGTCAAAGCGGCTCTGGGGACCTGCATCGTGGTCTGGGTGCTGATGATCACGGTAGTTTTCTTCATCATGAACAGAGTCGGGCGGGACACCCAGCAAGACTTCCACTGCTTCCACGAGTTTTCAAAGGACGGCTGGAGACCTGGGGTGATCATCCCTCTGCAGGTGTTTGGCTTCTTGGTGCCTGCACTAATGGTGATTTTCTTTTCCGTTCACACCATCTACGCGCTGCAAAAGTCTGGGAGGCACAGCCCACAGAGCATGGCCTGCACGAAGATCATCTACAGCAGTCTGAGCGCCTTCCTGGTGCCTTTCACCCCGAGCCACTTTGCCATCTTCCTGCAGTTCCTG GTGCACCAGGGTGTGATTGAGAACTGCAGCGCCCTCACCAGCATCAGCCTCTTCTTACAGGTCACTATGTGCCTGTCCAACATCACCTGCTGCCTGGACGCCCTGTGCTACTACTTCATCGCCAAAGAAGTGAGGAACACCCGAAACAACATCAGGATGTCACTGACGAGGAGACCCACGTTCAGCACCTCAGAGGTGTGA
- the snorc gene encoding protein SNORC yields MVRSNGVCRVVLLVLFSLLVAFVHTETVGDPVSTTRDNQDTMSGEPPGEVTTKEPFPDTTEQTFTYDYEDTTHSQPLDEEEGVLGPGAITAIVIAVFLGASVLLALIVITLRKFTAS; encoded by the exons ATGGTTCGCAGCAACGGTGTCTGCAGAGTGGTCCTGCTGGTGCTATTCAGCCTCTTGGTAGCCTTCGTACACACAG agACAGTTGGAGACCCCGTCTCGACAACGAGGGACAACCAGGACACCATGTCCGGAGAGCCGCCCGGCGAAGTCACCACCAAAGAGCCTTTCCCGGACACGACGGAGCAAACCTTCACCTACGACTACGAGGACACCACACACTCCCAGCCCTTGGACGAGGAGGAAG gtGTCCTGGGGCCGGGGGCCATCACAGCCATAGTTATAGCCGTCTTCCTGGGGGCGTCTGTCCTCCTGGCCCTCATCGTCATCACACTGAGGAAGTTTACCGCCTCCTAG